The DNA segment TGAAAAgtacatgaagaaaataaaaaatacaacaaattattttctgtcactgctgaTCTGAATCATTTTCAAAGGGGTGATTGACTGATGACAATTTCCACACTCTCCTGGGTAATCCAGAATCATATCAAAAGTGTGTTTTGGTAAGCATGGAGGCACTTCTGTATTGGAGACATGGATGTTCAGATGCTGAGCATTCAATAGTTTATTCCAGTTCATAGAAGTATGAGTAACAGGGAGTTTCCTCCACAGATTTTTCCCCTAAAGCCTGGGTGTTTTCCAGAATGGCAGTATGAAACTTAGTGTCCTCAACTTTCACGAATTTCACAAATTCCATGGCAAACTGGTTTTTGTCTATCACATTTAGATTCTCACTTGCAGACTCACTGACAGTTATGTAAAGGTTGGCATCTTTGAAGTAGTTAATCTGGAGGAGAAAGATCCCTGTAATCCAAGTGGTAAATGGGCGAAAGTCCAGTACGACTTCCAGAAGCTGTTTCACTGATTCAAAGCTGGTACCGATGAACCACAACGAGGGCCACAAACATCTGTCTCTTCCCCACAGCTTTTTTGAACACATAACGGGGAAGTGGCAGCTCACATACACCTTCAAGCCCCTGTGGAGATTCTCTGCCCACAGCTCCCTCTCATCCAGCATCACGTTGTGCAGATGGGGTTTGCAGATTACCCCACGCGAGTGGTCAAACTCAAATGAGAATTTGCCCTGAGGGTCAGGGAAGCATTTTCCCCGTAAGTCATCATAGTAGGTTGCTTGCACAGTGTTCCTGTTTATCAGGACAGGGGtgaagttttttgttgttgtgtcAGGACCCTACCCAGGCAGCCTTCTGCCTCCCCAGAGACACCTTCTCTGGCTCATGCAGCTCCTGCCTTGTGCACGTGCGGGGGGAGAGGGCTGTCCAAagggcaggaggctgcagaTGAAGGGAGGACACATGGTCCACGTGGTGCTGGAGGGAAAAGGTGCAAGATGGTCGGGGGGTGAAGGGGGCAGATGGCAGGCAGGGGCGTGGACTGTGGCCCCGCAGCTTGTGACCTCACAGAAGCACCTGGAGAAGCACTGATGGGGGGTCAAGCGTGGGCGAGGGGTCAAGAGCTGAGAGAGTGCTGGACACCCTGGCAAAGGTGTGAGGctgcaagggaaaggaaaggaccCTGCCAAGAACTAGAGGCCAAGGTGAAGTCCTACCAAATGCCACTAGTGCTGCTGCAGTGAAGAGACCGGAGCGGGCCACCATGGAGGAAAACAGATATCCTTCTCCTGCTCTACCTCCTtctactcctcctcctctccctgtcctgtGACAGCAACTGCCGTGTGACGTTCCCCCTGCCATGCACTCATttcctgatctagtgggatgtgtccctgcctttctcaggggggctggaactggatgatctttagggtctcttccaactcaaactattccatCATTCCATGATTTCCTCCCAGGCCCAGGTCAGTCTGCGCACGCATGGGACCCAGCTTGGTGGCAGGGGGTGTGTGGGACACTGCTCCCCGTGTCATTCCCCACAGCTGCTGAATCTCCTTGGCCTCCTCAcatttccctcctctctccctacACTTTTATTCACCCTGACCACTCCTTGTTGTCCTTCAcactctccttttctctttctctggcCCCTTTTGCCACCTTTGCCCTGAGAATCTCTGGGCAAAAATATCTTCCTGCATGCTTTGGAGACTGTGGCATTCtcagaaatcagaagaaagGGGAACTGTAGAATATGAGAAAAGTGTAAGCTTTTTGGGTTTAAAAAAGTAAACTTCTCCCCCCACCACCTGCTAATAAAAGGCAGTGAGTGACATGGCCCAGAACTTTCCTTAACCTGCCTCTTGTACATGGTTTCTGTCCATCATTCAGAATGAGTTCAGGTCTGGGAAAATTGATTTAGACCACACAATGAAGCTCCTTGAAAAACTGCAGTTACCTTTGGATTTTGCACATGTAAAACACGTTTTCAAGGTGAGGAagtaattaaatacatttagaaATCCAGTTACAGAAATGTCTTATATTtgctaacttttttttatttttttgaggagTGGATGTGCAAAATCAGCAAATAATTTGCCTCATTCAggtcttttgtttctgtgtaaaATAGATAATGGAGTGATTGcattagaaccatagaatagaatcatagaatcatttagattggaaacAGACCTTTAAGACTGAGTCCAGTtgttaacctaacactgccatcctgccactaaaccatgtccctaagtatcacatcttttaaacaccaccatggatagtgactcaaccacttccccaggcagcatATTCCAATGCTTAATAACctttttgaagaaatttttccaaatatccaatctaaacctcccctggtatAACTTggagccatttcctcttgtcctatcccttgttacttcagagaagagactgacacccaAGTAACATCATCTCTTTACCACATCAAAATAATGTAAGGTGACAGAAAATACGTAGGTCTTGATTCCCAAGTTTTCTGTAACATGACCTCACTtgtgaaaatttaaaacattctggTTTCATCGCATCTAGTTGCTTCTGTGATCAAGCTAACAAGCCTAGACATAGTTGTCTGATGCTGGATAGAACCATTAGAGTGACTTCCTAAAGATCCTTTGCCAGGAGAACACTGTTCATTCAATTTTCCTGCATGCCTCTcctctgaagtatttaaaaagtgTGCCCGAATAAAAAGGAATTGTACTATAATCCATGGGAATGGGTGTAACGTCCAGATATGTCAATGTTTAGGAAATTTCTATGAAGGTTACATGGTACAGCTAGTAATTTGACTTACTAATAAGTGAATTGTGTGTAGGTAAGCAAACCACCATCAAAGGGATGCAGTCTAAGTGAGTAAACACTGCAAAACTGAGTGCCTTTGGACACAGGGAATTTTCATGTTCTTGAGGTGCCTTCTAGTAATTACACAAATGATTTATGATTTTTCCTTCAAgctttttagctttcttttcttttttttttaaaaccaataaTAGCCGTTGAGTAAAGCTGTTTGCCTGAGGGAAGAAGCCAagcgtatatatatatatatgtgtgtgtgtgtgtgattccTTTGAGAAGTTTGTAACAAACTGGCTGATTCTGTCCAGattcaacagagaaaaattaacTATGGCAAGTCAGAAACTTTCAAATGACATCATGCTGGCGGGCAGGTAGgcaggcagagggaaagcattaagattttctctctctgtcttgctCCTGTGTTATTGTTCTCTGCCTTGTTGAGCCAAGGTAAAACCGGCAGTGTGAACTCAACCCTTGCTAAAGAGGCTGACTGAAATTTTTGAACTTGCACTGCATTGAGAGAATTGCAAACCTTGAGACTCTCATGAGAAGAAACTACTTCTCAttgtttcctgtatttttcacctacttttctttctgacagaaatttgagaaaaatgatCAATTGTGAGTAGAGAACAAAGCAATTATTTGAGCAAGTGACCTGCATGGAATGTCTGATCTAGCTATATTTGACAATATAATATACTCAAAAGTCTGGTCTAGTTATTTATAACAGTATTGTTAGATATTCTTTGCTCTTTGAGAGAGATCTGAGTATACTCAGAAGTTTTAGGGCTCAAATTGTTCATCAGTATAATAATatgtaaaaatggaaagaaatctgGAAGGAAATTTTACTGTCATCATCAGTAACTATATATCAATGGTTGATCAAATTGTTCTATAtgatcaaaataatttttatagaaaacaatttttaaagaataatctACTTTTTCCCCGTCTATTCTGTTTCAATGTATTTTATTGTAATGCTTATTTGAGCGACCTCACATTAAGGTTTTTAAGAAATAACGTTTTCATATAATTCTTCTCAAGATTAATTCTTTGTCAAGATACCTCTTTTCCAGAATAACAAATATGTGATGTAcattaatagaaataataataataaattctaccaacaaaaattttatagctttttttttttatatctacaTTATTTTCgtaagtttaattttaaatgctctCCAGTGTAGTATTATTGACTGGATTTCATCAAGATGTCATTGAGATAAgcaattaaattttttttgccCAGCTTCACTTTATGCCTAAGTGAACATCTCCCAAGTCCTGATAGATTGCTTAATTCTAAACTATgttggtattttctttttctatttctgtttaacAGTTATGAGTGAATTTGCAATTTTCTTAAAGATGTTAAATATTGGATTGAGGTTATCAACCTTAGATGTGGGATTTCTCAAGCAGTAATGAAATATGTATTATTAGTATTTGCATTGAGTTATTTTCTTGATGGcgattttgattaaaaatgatttttacaGGTCTCTTTCAGAAATTCAAACCAAATAATTATTGGCTTGTAAAATTTTTAGCTAGCACATCTCATGAAATTTACTTTTGTACTTGTTTTGGTTATCTAATACATTTTTACTTCCATTGCTGTACTTATTCAGACATCTCTTGGTAGGAACTGTACCGCATAGGAAGAAGCCAGTAATATATCATTAGGCTTCTAATTTTTATGgtgtattttcaaaactaattgAACTCAGTTATAATCAAAAGTGTTTATCAAAGATCACCCAAAGTTCAACTAGGCCATTTTATGTTTATGGACACTTTTGGGGAAGCTGTAATAACCATAGTAGATGCCATGTTATTAGATGCTGAAATTTAGCCTTTTTGGTAGTCTCAGTTTAAAGAGCCAACAACTATGGATTTTGATTATCTTACAGCGATAATCAATGAGGCACtatttatttgtgatttttgtgaGTAATTTTGTCAGTAACTTTCCAAAATTTCTCTCCATTTGGCAACTGTTAACAATTATACAGACTAAACTGTTACAAATGTCTATACTTCATATGCCCAATTACATATTTCAGGTAGAAACttttaaagattaaataaaattgttaaGCCTGAGAAAAGTGTAAGTGGCAGAAATGGTAGAAAAGTAGTATTGTCCTCAAATTCTTTTGCCCTTTTGTTTGTTCTAGTGGCTTTTatacagaaacactgaaagtaATTAATGTGCTAACATTTTGTAAGCTCTATGAAAACAagcttacattttaaaaattctggaAGTGTGAATAATTAATCTGAGTTAAACATTTTAGCTTGTCAAGAGTCGAAAATGGTGTCATAGGTTGTTATGAAATATCTTGTCTCCAAACTTCAGTGATACTTTTTATTTGATGTACTGAATGTTATATGTACTTATGTCATATGTAAATTTAATTGGCAGTGtttaaaatatagtttaaataGCTGTCGGAGAGGTATTATGCTTAAGGTATTTTCTGCTTGATAGTTTTTATGCTGTAGATTTATTATACTGCATAGCACTTTAGAGGTTTTACATAATGTCTTTTAATATTCCATAtgcatttaatataaatttacTATAATAACTTAGATGTTAATGATATCATAtggtacatttttatttgtataaaatatgtttaatgtGCAAAGTCAAATCTAAAACTTGcttatgaaagcagaaagatatAGTTTTATAATGCATTGCACTCACTGCTGGCTGAGATTTTCTCTATTGTTCTTGCTCTTATGTTATAATGAGTGTTTTGTGTGTATCTTTGTATAATTGCATATATTGACTGTTTTaatcttccccccccccccagaaaaTTGTTGACAAACgaaaggaaaatacaattaACATGGAAGACTTCCGGGCAATTTATCGCACTATTGTACACAGACCTGAATTTCTTGAACTTTTCTCTAATTACTCTCAAAACAGCAAATTTCTAGCTGACACCCAGCTCATTGAATTTCTCAGAAAAGAACAATATGAAACTAAAGATTGTGAAATGACtgctttagaaattattttgaagtatgAACCCATTGAAGAAGGTATGCATAGtttaagtatttgttttctagCTTGTATTTATTGTTGTTCTGTCATTaactgtgtttatatttttgaaTACTCATCTGACTTTGCAAATTGAACATTATAAGAAAACTAATGTAAGCAATTATAATTATCTATGTTGTGCAATATCTTCTACAAGCACTTGTATAAAATGCcgattttttaaaaaaatcagatctttAAACATTGTGAATTTAATAATACAAGAAGACATTAATAAAGGACAATAAATTTACACAGCTTGTTGCCCAGTCTTAGCATATTAGATTACTTAGCAGATCCATCATTCTTACCCCTTATTGCAACAGTCCAGTCCAAAACCTACATGTAAATTGCTTCAGACAAGATTAAATTTTCATGCAGTAGATGAGCTAACATAAACTGCATTAAATCTTTTTAATGCCCAGTGCAACATGTGAGTGACCATCACTAGGAAGCCAGATGGAATTGTTTAACTAAGtgttcaaaaataattttgcttgaTTAATTAGAGGAATGTAAATGTTGaattacagcaataaaaaaatagaaattatgcTTTGTTAACAATTGCTCAACACAGGATATTTCTCATAAAGAAAACTAATAATTAAATCAGTAATAATGacttaaaaaaagtcattattaaAATCTAAATACAGAGgacagcatttttaaagactaGAAAAGGTCAGAACATAATGTTATGTAATTCAGTTTGGTTTAAATACTCAGAACTGAGAGCCACAATCACAGTAAAGTGAAAAGAAGTTTAGTTAAACCCATTGCATTTCAAACCATATTTTACAACCAAGATTGTTCTAATCCTGCTTGGCAGTCATGTAAATTGTTACATTGCTGTTGACATAGCTTTTTGCTTAAATTTTGTCTCACAAATGGGAAGAATGCATGCTACTAGAGTTTGATACAGTGCTTCcattttgtactttttaaacCTCCAATTTGCTTTAATAGAATACTCTCCGTGATTATTCATGTCATTCATATTTTTGGACTTGATAGGTTTATATTTGAAAGTCATATGGCAGAAAGTTTAAATGCAGAAGTAGTCTAATATTACAAATTTCACAGAGGCAGTTTCTAAGTATCTACTGAAAAGGTTATGTCCCTTTTTATATTCTGAGAAAGACTGAAATCTTAGACAGTTACACTCTGGTTTGCCCTCAGTTGGATATGGTTGGTAGCAATACCAGTTATCTTTCTGATTGAAGCTGTTTTGCAATGGTGGTCGATCCTTAGCATCTTCAGCAAGTATGAAGCCTGGTTATTAATCTGTTCCATCATGTGTCTTTTATTGGGGTTAAACCTATAACTAATGCTCTCTGAATCTGAAATGCATTTCCACTTTATTCTCTGATCAGCTTCTAAGAGTAGGTCTCTGAACATAGACATCTACTATTACAGAATGATGGAACTGTTAGGATAgaaagggacctcaggagggcAGCTATTCCAGCCTTCTGCTCACAGCAAGACTAAAAGTGAATTCCAAACAGGTTTCTCAGGgcttgttttcagtgaaaacttGAAAACCCCTAGGGACAGAGATCCACATCCTCCTTCATGGGCCCATGGCTTCCAAGAGTTCTTGCACCATGGTTTTCCTAGGGATGAAGATTAAGCTGGCCAACCTGTAGTTCTCTGAACTGAaacacagagtcatagaatagtttggattgaaagggacctttaaagctcatctagtccaatccctcTGCAATGatcagggacatcttcaactagatcaggttgctcagagccccatccaacctgacctcgaatgtttccaggaatggaacttctgctgcctctctgggcaaccttttccagtgtttcaccatccttcTTATAGAAACTGTCTTCCTTATATTGAgtttaaatctaccctcttttagtttaaaaccattaccctttgttctatcactacaggccctgctaaaatgtCCGTCCCCATATTTCTTATAAGCCCACTTTAAGTACTCAAAGGCCTCAACAACGTCTCCCCAGAGACTTCTGTTCTCTAGGTGGAACAACAATCTCAACTCTTTCAGACTTTCCTCATAAAAGAGCTCTTCCAGCCTACTGATGATTTTTGTGGCTCCCCTCTGGAattgctccaacaggtccatgtaTTTCCTGTACTGAAGACTCCAGCtttggatgcagtactccaggcagggtctcaccagagtagcgcagaggggcagaataacctcccttgtcctgctggccatgtttcttttttatacaACTCaagatatggttggctttctgggctgtgagcatagCAAGCTCTTGTCCTTTTCAAAAATGAGTATGACATTTGCTCTTCTCcagtcatggaaaaaaataacagctatgAAGTGGGTaaacagtgaagaaactttAGTCAATTAGAAAACACATTTGTAAATATCAATGGAAGTTCCTATAGTTTTAATTTAACATCTGGTTTAAATTTGAGATACTGAGTGAAAttcttatttgtttctttgtctctGATAAAATTGTCTTGCACTTGGAAATAATCTTACTGAATGAAATAACAGCTGTATTGTTTATGCTCCTTTGAGTGAACTAACACTCCCACTCAAACCTATTCATTGGAAAGTTTCAGATGTGATTGATGTGATAGTTGATTCATATGGTGTTGTGATAGACCATTTTGCGTAACTGTCATTTTCAGTTTGGTATAGAAGATTCTTCTTCAGGGTGATCTGTTAGACTCATCTGCCATCCTTGTCCTGTGTATTACATAAAGGGAAAAGGGCAGATTTTGACACTTGACTGACTGGTTTGCTAATAGTAACAACCATTATCTGATAAACTTGATACCACTAGCATGTCAAGATTAAGATGATAATAGTGACGACATTTTATATACGACATTGATAAGTCCATCTGTAACATGTAGTGCATCTCTAACTTTCTTGTGCAGAGAGAGATTAGTTTTCAACACTATTGAGACAGAGAACTCTGAATTAACTCCCTGAGGGTACTATAGCTAGTTCAGCCACTGTATGGAATACGTTactcttccatttttattatgCAATTTAAATGTTTAACAGGAAAATGTTGCATTAACAGAATTTGTGTGCTAAAGCTTGCATTTCTGGCTGAAGGGACCATTTCATGGAATTGATTATAAAAGTTGTGAATATGTGATTCACACCTGACAGTTGTGTCTTACTAACATCCAAACGTCAGTTTTATTCTACACAAACATTTGTTTATGTCTCcatttaatcatttattttaaatagaagtttCAAGTCATTAAAAGAGATTATAGAAAACGTGCCaactaaatgcatttttttttttaagtttggtatatacctctttaaaaaaaaaacattgctggTTATTCAGTGTTTGTATGTATAGGATTAGAGGCACAGTGAGGATGGGAATGTGCATGCCACTGTTATTTACAGTAGTGCCATTCAAAGACTGTTCCAGTTCCTGAATTTTCTTGCCAGGCAGTACAAAACCAGATCAAAAATACATTCCTGTCTTGAAAAACTTGCTTCCTTCATAAATAACAGTATAAGCTTGGTGCATCTGTCGGATAAAGAATTTGAGTAATCTAGAATGTTCTTGTAAATCAAAAAACATCTTCAATTTGTTCTGAGGATATACATTCTTTTGAACttgttttttgtgtgtgcatgtgtatatgaGACAGAGCAAGAGGGAGAGCATGCATTTGGAGGACAGAACTTTTGATCCCTTCAACCAATGTAAATCAAATTTAACAGGGTAGAGACTTCAGTCAAATTCCAATAGATTTCATAAAAAATCATGTGAAATAAGAAAAACGGCTTTAAAGTCTCAACTAAGACAATGGCTGAAGCTGGATTTATGAGACACAAGAATTCAGAGGTGTGAAAGAGTGTGTAAATAGTCaatttcaggaaaaactttCACCAGAAGATGACAATCAATTATGAGAAACAAGACATTACAAAACTAAACTACAGCTCAGGGCCCATAATAAGttgtataaaaatacaaatatttttacttcattgttTAGAGAAAAGAGCTGAATGTTTTACTGAATTCAAAGAACTGACATGTTGGCCAACAATGTaacaaaaattttctttacaatgTTTTCGCTTTTAGGGGATTATATGAGCATATTTATCTAAACTTAAGTTCACTTCTTGAGAAGGCTGTAGTTATCTTTTATCAATGACAAGTACAGTCAGGagagcataaaaaaataattcagaaaacaagcaaaactttgaaaagtcagtgtttttcaaaaaatagagacaagaaaagaaggagTTACTGGCCCAACTTGTAATATCACAGAGAAATATAtagaacatgaaaaattaattaatcagaaatgaaaaccagagaaTATTGGTGAAAAGCCTTCTCTTCAAAGGAAATAAGTCTATAAGTCATGTAATTCATCATAGATAAAGCATAAAAGGATGAGCGTATTCTGTTTTGAgcaacatgagaaaaaaatcaaaaagtttttttaaagactcGGAAAATAGAAACTTATTCCTATTGCTACCAGTATAGAACAGCATAACATGTGCATGTGGATAAATCAAAAAAGTGAGGAtactaaataaaatacagctattTAGAGTCATCAAGGTAGAAATAAGTCATCCTGCAAATATGTTAgctaaaagaaagacaaagtaaaTACTTGATTCACTAAGTACATTCAGGTGGCTAATACTGTTGATGAGACCAGAGTAAGATTTCAgtcaagagacagaaaaaacatatttggaCACATTTAACagtatatatatgtatgatGTCCTGAAAGCCTCCATCCGTatgttctattttatttctgtttagcattttaaaacattgcCTGAGTTCTAGTTCAAGTAAACATGTAATTTAGAAGAGATAATTTTCTATGTGttaacagcactgaaatgatTTTCAAAAATTCTTATTTGGATAGAAACTTTCAGTCTGTGTACATACTGAAGACTCATAACTGCAATACTAACATGtaatttgtgatttttatagCTGTATTCAAAATTAACAGGTCCAATAAGTGTTTTAGctcttggttttgctgttatttattcacttatttatttattgtcaaAAGTTTGTATACATTGAGCTCTTTAAATTATCATTAACACAAAGTTTTCTGGGATTAATTATCTTGCTTAATTATCATTACCCTCCTATGCTGACAGTAATGTTATTTTAGAGCCAGAACTGGGCAAAATCCCTAATT comes from the Cuculus canorus isolate bCucCan1 chromosome 1, bCucCan1.pri, whole genome shotgun sequence genome and includes:
- the CAPZA3 gene encoding LOW QUALITY PROTEIN: F-actin-capping protein subunit alpha-3 (The sequence of the model RefSeq protein was modified relative to this genomic sequence to represent the inferred CDS: inserted 5 bases in 4 codons; deleted 1 base in 1 codon; substituted 2 bases at 2 genomic stop codons) codes for the protein MVARSGLFTAAALVAFGRTSPWPLVLGRVLSFPLQPHTFARVSSTLSALDPSPTLDPPSVLLQHHVDHVSSLHLQPPALWTALSPRTCTRQELHEPEKVSLGRQKAAWVGSXHNNKNFTPVLINRNTVQATYYDDLRGKCFPDPQGKFSFEFDHSRGVICKPHLHNVMLDERELWAENLHRGLKVYVSCHFPVXVFKKAVGKRQMFVALVVVHRYQXLNQXNSFWKSYWTFXPFTTWITGIFLLQINYFKDANLYITVSESASENLNVIDKNQFAMEFVKFVKVEDTKFHTAILENTQALGXKNLWRKLPVTHTSMNWNKLLNAQHLNIHVSNTEVPPCLPKHTFDMILDYPGECGNCHQSITPLKMIQISSDRK